One part of the Pithys albifrons albifrons isolate INPA30051 chromosome 21, PitAlb_v1, whole genome shotgun sequence genome encodes these proteins:
- the LOC139681399 gene encoding apoptosis-inducing factor 3-like has protein sequence MDSDDTVTTEVCKEDDIGDGELLEVMVAGYPVLLVRNRKEFSALGSKCPHSGAPLSKGVLRGERLRCPWHGACFNIRTGDIEEYPSLDCISCFKVTVEGGKVFVTAKKKDLENSSRVKDTNRRCLLNQNTMLLLGGGVAALVCAETLRQEGFTGRIIMATKEKHVPYDKSKLSKEMDLKAEDIYLRKPEFLAAQGIEFWTEKEAVSVDFQKQKVHFVDGSSQKYHQLLIATGSHANFLPVPGADLQNVCLLQTPEDSSKILQLATGRNLVVVGASFVGMEVAAFLSDKAGTISVVDREEFPFQHTLGPQVGGVAMKMLQNKGVKFHMKSELCELKGKDGKVAEAVLANGEKLPADVVVVGTGSTPNSAFLKGTSITRDDKGAILVDLHMQTNIPNVFAAGDVVSFPVVLLNRDQSSIHHQQVAEAHGHCAALNMLKKGKELHTVPFFWTTLVGKSIRYAGCGKGYTDTVVKGSLEQQKFLIFYIRDGLVTAAASLNCDPMVSLIAEVLYLGKQISKEEAEAWDISNISLLAQT, from the exons ATGGACAGCGACGACACCGTCACCACCGAGGTCTGCAAGGAGGACGACATTGGGGATGGAGA GCTCCTGGAGGTGATGGTGGCTGGTTACCCAGTGCTACTGGTGAGGAACAGGAAGGAattcagtgccctgggcagcaaaTGTCCCCACTCTGGTGCCCCACTCAGCAAAG GGGTCCTGAGAGGGGAGAGGCTGCGCTGTCCCTGGCACGGCGCCTGCTTTAACATCAGGACTGGAGACATCGAGGAATACCCTTCTCTGGATTGTATCTCCTGCTTCAAG GTAACAGTGGAAGGTGGAAAGGTGTTTGTTACAGCAAAAAAGAAG gatcTTGAAAATAGCTCGAGGGTGAAGGATACAAACAGGAGGTGCCTTCTCAACCAGAAcacgatgctgctgctggggggag GTGTGGCTGCCCTGGTGTGTGCAGAGACTCTTCGCCAAGAAGGTTTTACTGGCAGGATCATCATGGCCACCAAAGAGAAACATGTTCCATATGACAAGTCCAAACTGAGCAAG GAAATGGACTTGAAAGCTGAGGATATCTACCTGAGGAAACCTGAATTCCTTGCTGCTCAGGGCATAGAGTTCTGGACAGAGAAAGAG GCAGTGTCTGTGGATTTCCAGAAGCAGAAGGTTCACTTTGTGGATGGTTCCTCTCAGAAATACCACCAGCTACTCATTGCAACAGGCAGCCA cGCCAACTTCCTCCCAGTCCCAGGTGCAGACCTGCAGAACGTGTGCCTGCTCCAAACCCCAGAAGACTCCAGCAAGATCTTACAGCTGGCAACTGGGAGAAACCTGGTGGTTGTAGGAGCTTCATTCGTAG GAATGGAGGTAGCTGCCTTCCTCTCAGACAAGGCTGGGACCATCTCAGTGGTGGACAGAGAGGAGTTCCCTTTCCAGCACACTCTGGGTCCACAGGTTGGAGGTGTTGCCATGAAG ATGCTGCAAAATAAAGGGGTGAAGTTCCACATGAAATCAGAACTCTGtgagctgaaaggaaaagatggAAAG GTTGCTGAGGCTGTTCTTGCCAACGGAGAGAAATTACCTGCAGATGTGGTAGTGGTGGGAACAG gatCAACACCCAACTCAGCATTTCTGAAGGGCACCTCCATTACCAGAGATGACAAGGGTGCCATCCTGGTGGATCTG CACATGCAAACCAACATCCCAAATGTCTTCGCCGCGGGGGACGTGGTCTCCTTTCCAGTAGTGCTGCTCAACAGGGACCAGTCCAGCATCCACCACCAGCAAGTGGCTGAAGCCCATG GTCACTGTGCTGCCTTAAATATgctgaagaaagggaaggagttGCACACTGTTCCTTTCTTCTGGACCACGTTGGTTGGGAAAAGCATCCGCTATGCAG GCTGTGGAAAGGGATACACAGACACGGTTGTGAAAGGCAGCCTGGAGCAACAGAAGTTCCTGATCTTTTACATCAG GGATGGCCTCGTGACTGCAGCTGCCAGCCTGAACTGTGACCCCATGGTGTCTCTCATTGCAGAAGTTTTATACTTGGGGAAACAAATCTCCAAAGAAGAAGCAGA GGCCTGGGACATCAGCAATATATCCTTGCTGGCACAAACCTGA